GGCCCTGGCGAGGTGGAATGGGCTATGAGCCCTTTTACTCGCTCCCCCAAGTCCTCTACGCGTCCGCCTGATTTGCATGCGCCGCGCGCGGTGTGGTGGTGGATCGTCCCGGGCGCGCTCCTGATAGGCGCAGCCGTCTGGGGCACCATGAGCTGGCTGCTCAGTGACCTCAACCTACTGCCCGTTACCGAGCAGGTCTCCGCGCGTATCGAGGCCGCGCGCACCGCGCTCGCGGCCGCGGCTGGCGTTGGTGCCACGGTAACTTTGATGCTTGCAGTGCGTCGGCAACGCCATCAGGAACTGGCCGCTGCGCACAGCGCGCACGACGCCGCCGAGCGACGAGTTACCGAGCTATATACCAAGGCCGCCGAACAACTCGGCAATACCCAGGCACCTGTCCGCTTGGCCGGGCTGTACGCCTTGGAACGCCTCGCCCATGACACTCCGGCGCTGCGGCAGACGATCGTGGACGTAATCTGCGCCTACTTGCGAATGCCCTACACTCCACCTCGAGACGACCTCCGGGAGAAGATCCGAACCGCTCAGCGCGCCGCACGCGCCAGGACAGGCTCGTCGAATAGCGCGGCCGGGCGGAGCCCTTGGGAGGAACAGCAGGTCCGGCTCACAGCCCAACGCATCCTCACCGAGCACCTGCGGCACACCGAACCGAGCAGCAGCCAAGGAAGGTGGTATCGAAGGCCCTGGCGTCGAAAGACACCAACCAGCTCCCGGTTCTGGGACGGCATCCGCCTCGACTTGACCGGCGCGACGCTGATCAACTTTGACTTTCAATCCTGCCACCCCGCCCACGCCTATTTCGTCGGAGCAACCTTCTGTGACAACGCGGTGTTCGACGGAGCGATATTCCCTGGATGCGCTGAGTTCGGCGACGCAACTTTTGGCGGAATCACCCGTTTCAACAACGTGACCTTCCAGGACAACGCCTGGTTCGTTGGGGCGACCTTCGACGGGGGCGCTTGGTTCAACGGCACGACCTTCGACGCTGCTGCTGAGTTCCGCGAAGCCGTTTTCAAAGGTCCCGTCCGGTTTGGCCGAGCGACCTTCGACGGCGCGGCTCAGTTCGACAGAGCGATCTTTGATGTATCGGCCAGATTTGGTGGGGCTGCCTTCCATGACGACGTCGGATTCCGGCAGGTGCTCGGAGCAGAACGCGTGTCCTTAGCTGGGGCGGTAACCACTTCTGATGGAAAGTTTAGGAAGCGGCACTGGCCACCCGGTTGGCATCCGAACCAGGAGCTTGCTCCCAACAACAAGCTAGGCAAGGTGCCTGTTGTGCAGGTGACGGAGATCACAACCACCTGACCAGGCGAGCACGCTCTTGGGCACCTTGACGAATCACAACAACCCCCGACCGGAAGGTGATCGGTGATGATGCTCTCAACCATCCGTCGTAGCCGAAACCAGCCTACAGAGCTTCGGTGTCGATCGAGCGCAACACGAGGGCCAGTCGCTGATCACTGAGAGCCTGCTGACAAAGGCTTAAGTGCTGGCGGGCGTGGGCCCGTAGAGAGCCGGTCCGAGCTTGTTGATGTAGCCCTGGTGGGACCATTGGGATAGCTGAACGCGGAAGCTGTTGACGTTCTCGATCTTGAGGATGGCGGCCAGCTCGCTGCCTCGCCAGACTCGCCACGGCTGAGCGGCCAGGAGTTGCAGGACCTTGCCGCGCCGGTCGGGGCTGGACAAGACCGGTAGCGGCGGCGGGCCGCTCCAGCGGCTTGGGGAGGGCAGGCCTGCCAGCTCGCGTGTCAGGCGGCGGGTCATCTGGTGCACGGTGGCCCACCAGATCATGGCCTCGTGATGGGCAGGCTTGCGTTCGTAGATCCGCGCCAGGCGGCGGTAGCGGACCAGCCAGGCGAACGTTCTTTCCACCACCCACCTGCGGGGCAGCACCACGAAGCCGCGCAGGTCGTCGCTGCGCTTGACGATCGTGACCGCCAGGCCGAGGACCTGCCGGGCCCAGACCTGCAGCCGTCCGGCGTAGCCGCCGTCGGCCCAGACCAGGCCGATGGTGGAGAACTTCTCGCGCAGCAGCGCCAGGACCGGATGCGCGCCGTCGCGGTCCTGCACGGACGCGGCGGTGACGATCACGCACAACAGCAGCCCGAGGGTGTCTACCACGACGTGCCGTTTCTGCCCCTTCAGCTTCTTGCCCGCGTCGTACCCGCAGGCCGCCGCCCCGATGGTCTCGGCCGCCCGGACGGTCTGGGAGTCGACACACCCAGCCGTCGGCAGCTCACGCCGGCCGGCCAGGACACGCAGCCGCCCGCGCAGCCGCGCGGCCAGCTGTTCCGGCAGACCACGCCGCGACCAGCGCAGGAAGAACGCATACACCGCCTCGTGCGGCGGGAAGTCGACCGGCAGGGCCCGCCACTCGATCCCGTACCGGGTCACATAACCGATCCCGTCCAGCACAGCTCGCAGGTCGTGCACCATCGGCCGGCCCGCGACCGCGACCAGCTCGGCCATCACACCCCGCGCCTCGCCCTCCAGCACCAACCACTCGGCATCGGTCAGATCCGACGGATATGCCGGTTTCCGGCCGCGACATCCGCACCCCGGTGAGGCGCAACCGCTGGCGTTCACGGCCACGGGCGTGTAGACAGACAACCACGGGCTCCTGGCCGCTGAGCTGCTTAGACAACACCTCAGCTACCGGGAGCCCGCTCGCGTTCACGGGTCAACAGCCCAATCATGACCACAGCACGGCGCTCTTCTGACCCGAGCCCCAACACCAAATCCCTTTGTCAGCAGGCTCTGAGTGTTGGGCCAGTTCGAGTTCGGCTTCGATCTGGTCGCGGGTCTCCCGCATCCGGTGCCAGTTGCCGCGCAGCTCGGGGATTCGTCCGTCCTGCCGTACGAGGGTGGCCACCAGGTGGATGTGGTCGCGGGCGTGCCGGAGTGCGATCCATCGGCAGGCGTTGAGGTCTCCGTACGGGGCGATGCCGGCGGCGTCGATGAGGCGGGCGGCGATCTGTGCCCAGGTGGTGTCGGTGAGGGGCCGGTGCGAGCCGCTGGTCACCAGATGAAGTAAGCAAGCAGGGTGGCTACGGTCAAGGGAAGCAAATACCGCATGCCCATGGTGGCCCGGTACAACTGCTTGTACTTGGTCATAGCCAGATGCGAGAGCTTTCGAAGTGTCTCCGCCTTGGCTTCCAAGGTGCTCTCGGCGACCATGCACTGCAGCAGGTCGCCTGAAGACTCGTGCTTGGCATAGGCGACGAAACCAGTACCACCGCCGTATTTAGGCGTCATCCGCGGCGTGATCGCGCGCAGCACATCCCAAGCTGTGATGGCCAGTAACGCGAACGCGATGATGCCCACCGCCTTTATGATCCAATGGACCTGCGAGTTCCCTTGTAGGACGAAGCCCAGCGCGGTCGCCGCCAGCGTCAGCACCACTAGCAGCACGTTGGCCTTGGTGTCACTGCGAGCGATTTGGTTGAGGGCGACGGCGATCGCATTGTCCAGATGCGCGCGTACCTGGGCATCGGCAGTTTGCTCAGCGATCCCGTCGGTCTTGAGACGGCGCTGGGTGAGCATGGTGGAACTTCTAGCCGACGCGATCCCCGCCGCGAACGCCACGGCGGTCACGGTCACCACGATGCGAACCGGCTTCATGCCTCCAAGCTGATTCGAAGCGACGCTGACGGCTAGGGACGAAGGAAACTCTGGCGCCGCCTTTTGTCATGACCCAGTCAAAAGCTCTGATCTGCCGGGTTCCGTTCGTCTGATTACAACCTGCCACTGACAGTGGTGTCGCGGGCCGCTGACACTCTCCTGGCGCACAACACGGGTGGCGTGTTGCCCGGAAGTCGTGTCGCGGTGTGTGGGTGTCGGCCGGTGCGCCGGGACGGTGGTCGAGGCTGAAGCGGACATCATCGTCCAGGCTGAAGCGGTGGGGCCCGTTCTGGCGTCCTGCTCCCGAAGGCGTCCCAGCCCCAGAGTAGCGATGAGCTAGATCACGATTACTGCTCGTGGGCGTGTATCTCCGACATCACCGATGCGACATTCCCGGCATAGCGCTCCAAGATCCGCACTATAGGGTGCATCGGGTGGACA
The nucleotide sequence above comes from Nonomuraea gerenzanensis. Encoded proteins:
- a CDS encoding pentapeptide repeat-containing protein; its protein translation is MSWLLSDLNLLPVTEQVSARIEAARTALAAAAGVGATVTLMLAVRRQRHQELAAAHSAHDAAERRVTELYTKAAEQLGNTQAPVRLAGLYALERLAHDTPALRQTIVDVICAYLRMPYTPPRDDLREKIRTAQRAARARTGSSNSAAGRSPWEEQQVRLTAQRILTEHLRHTEPSSSQGRWYRRPWRRKTPTSSRFWDGIRLDLTGATLINFDFQSCHPAHAYFVGATFCDNAVFDGAIFPGCAEFGDATFGGITRFNNVTFQDNAWFVGATFDGGAWFNGTTFDAAAEFREAVFKGPVRFGRATFDGAAQFDRAIFDVSARFGGAAFHDDVGFRQVLGAERVSLAGAVTTSDGKFRKRHWPPGWHPNQELAPNNKLGKVPVVQVTEITTT
- a CDS encoding IS5 family transposase → MAVNASGCASPGCGCRGRKPAYPSDLTDAEWLVLEGEARGVMAELVAVAGRPMVHDLRAVLDGIGYVTRYGIEWRALPVDFPPHEAVYAFFLRWSRRGLPEQLAARLRGRLRVLAGRRELPTAGCVDSQTVRAAETIGAAACGYDAGKKLKGQKRHVVVDTLGLLLCVIVTAASVQDRDGAHPVLALLREKFSTIGLVWADGGYAGRLQVWARQVLGLAVTIVKRSDDLRGFVVLPRRWVVERTFAWLVRYRRLARIYERKPAHHEAMIWWATVHQMTRRLTRELAGLPSPSRWSGPPPLPVLSSPDRRGKVLQLLAAQPWRVWRGSELAAILKIENVNSFRVQLSQWSHQGYINKLGPALYGPTPAST